A part of Citrifermentans bremense genomic DNA contains:
- a CDS encoding SpoIID/LytB domain-containing protein, translating into MSLFRALIILFICLAAGGSVAAMRPETVRVALLKGVESVRVDGSGVLLTDGRGEPLDLELPLDVRRSFSGVSVNGKNVDRLIAVAAGKLIVNGKGYRSKVEVSAAEKGLLVVNDLPLEEYLVGLINCEISSAWPIEAVKAQAVIARSYAVFQMQARRGAPYQLESSVMDQVYDGADGEDSRAARGVEETAGQVLTYDGKTIQAFYHSNCAGHTESSKNVWGMSVPYLQGVACLYCGGANPIKWELKLPLKKVESSLRAAGYQVAGIRECRVRGRNESGRVQEVLVESTRGKVAVPGVAFRKALGYGAVKSTNFDLRQSGDELSITGSGSGHGVGLCQWGAKGRANEGFDYREILSYYYPGVKLSDGYGR; encoded by the coding sequence ATGAGTCTCTTCAGGGCGTTGATCATACTATTTATTTGCCTCGCGGCCGGCGGCAGCGTCGCGGCGATGCGTCCCGAAACGGTCAGGGTGGCCCTCTTAAAGGGGGTGGAGAGCGTCAGGGTTGACGGCTCCGGAGTCCTTCTGACCGACGGCCGTGGCGAGCCCCTCGACCTGGAACTTCCCCTCGATGTCAGAAGGTCCTTCAGCGGCGTGTCGGTCAACGGCAAGAACGTCGACCGCCTCATCGCCGTTGCCGCAGGAAAACTCATCGTCAACGGCAAGGGTTACCGCTCCAAAGTGGAGGTGAGCGCCGCGGAGAAGGGGCTTTTGGTGGTGAACGACCTGCCGCTCGAGGAGTACCTGGTGGGGCTCATCAACTGCGAGATCTCCTCTGCCTGGCCCATTGAGGCCGTCAAGGCGCAGGCCGTGATCGCCCGTTCCTACGCCGTGTTCCAGATGCAGGCCAGGCGCGGCGCCCCCTACCAGCTGGAATCCAGCGTCATGGACCAGGTTTACGACGGGGCGGACGGAGAGGACAGCCGCGCCGCACGCGGCGTCGAGGAGACCGCAGGCCAGGTGCTCACCTACGACGGCAAGACCATCCAGGCCTTTTACCATTCCAACTGTGCCGGGCACACCGAGAGTTCGAAGAACGTCTGGGGGATGTCGGTCCCTTATTTGCAGGGAGTCGCCTGTCTTTACTGCGGGGGGGCGAACCCGATCAAGTGGGAATTGAAGCTCCCCCTGAAAAAGGTGGAGTCCTCGCTGCGCGCGGCCGGCTACCAGGTGGCCGGGATCAGGGAGTGCCGGGTGCGCGGCAGAAACGAAAGCGGACGGGTGCAGGAGGTTCTTGTCGAATCCACCCGCGGCAAGGTGGCGGTACCCGGAGTCGCCTTCAGAAAAGCGCTAGGCTACGGCGCCGTGAAGAGCACCAACTTCGATCTGCGCCAGTCGGGCGACGAGCTTTCCATCACCGGCTCCGGTTCCGGCCACGGCGTGGGGCTTTGCCAGTGGGGCGCCAAGGGGCGCGCCAACGAGGGGTTCGACTACCGCGAGATCCTGAGCTACTACTACCCGGGCGTGAAGCTTTCCGACGGGTACGGCCGCTAG
- a CDS encoding ABC transporter ATP-binding protein, whose protein sequence is MSPLLEIAGLCTEFPQKSGVLRAVRGVDLSMEPGETLALVGESGCGKSITAASVLRLVPPPGRITAGSVRFKGIELLGLSEERMREIRGNRIAMVFQDPMTSLNPVFTIGYQVAEGLRVHRGLDKKQAEQEAAAILSEVGIPAPRERMKDYPHQLSGGMRQRVMIAMALALRPELVIADEPTTALDVTIQAQILELLDRLMAEHSMGLILITHNLGIVAERADRTAIMYAGEIVETAPTAELFGNPLHPYTRGLLASLPESGKPGEKLATFAGSVPDLKGEFTGCPFRERCPIGEERCTKHMIEMKEAGPGHLVRCLKAP, encoded by the coding sequence TTGTCCCCATTACTGGAAATAGCAGGTCTTTGCACCGAGTTTCCGCAGAAGTCCGGCGTCCTTCGGGCCGTGCGCGGGGTCGATCTCTCCATGGAGCCTGGGGAGACGCTTGCCCTCGTCGGGGAGTCGGGGTGCGGCAAGAGCATCACAGCCGCGTCGGTCTTGCGCCTGGTCCCCCCGCCGGGGAGGATCACCGCCGGGTCTGTCCGCTTCAAGGGGATCGAGCTTTTAGGGCTTTCCGAAGAGCGGATGAGGGAGATCAGGGGGAACCGGATCGCCATGGTGTTCCAGGACCCGATGACCTCGCTGAACCCGGTCTTCACAATCGGCTACCAGGTGGCGGAGGGGCTCAGGGTCCACCGCGGGCTGGACAAGAAGCAGGCGGAGCAGGAGGCGGCTGCGATCCTCTCCGAGGTCGGCATCCCCGCGCCCCGCGAGCGGATGAAGGACTACCCGCACCAGCTAAGCGGCGGGATGCGGCAGAGGGTGATGATCGCCATGGCGCTCGCCCTGCGGCCTGAACTCGTCATCGCCGACGAACCGACCACCGCCCTCGACGTCACCATCCAGGCGCAGATCCTGGAGCTTTTGGACCGGCTCATGGCGGAACACAGCATGGGGTTGATCCTCATCACGCACAACCTGGGGATCGTCGCCGAGCGCGCGGACCGGACCGCCATCATGTACGCCGGTGAAATCGTCGAGACGGCACCTACCGCCGAGCTCTTCGGGAACCCTTTGCACCCCTACACCCGAGGCCTCTTGGCCTCCCTCCCGGAATCCGGGAAGCCGGGCGAGAAGCTCGCCACCTTCGCAGGGAGCGTCCCGGACCTTAAGGGCGAGTTCACCGGCTGCCCCTTCAGGGAGCGCTGCCCCATCGGCGAGGAGCGCTGTACGAAGCACATGATCGAGATGAAGGAGGCAGGCCCCGGCCACCTGGTCCGCTGCCTGAAAGCGCCATGA
- the secD gene encoding protein translocase subunit SecD has translation MKGYTWRISLILLFIIASFVYLTPTLVDTLPSWWSGLLPKDKIHLGLDLQGGTHLVMGVETEKAVEGSLDLVATDLEDSLTQQNLRYKSIARVGNDKVQLVLYDRGSADAAQALIKKKYPDMQIQPATDEAGFIAMQVRINEKEAQVRKDRAVAQALETIRNRIDQFGVSEPVIQREGLTNIVVQLPGIKDPKRAIDLIGKTARLEFKLVDETVNAATATASSIPMDDELLYEKRADATTGAVSETPIVVKKKAIITGDLLTDAQIRIDSQYNQPYVAIDFNSTGARLFDQVTAANVGKRFAIVLDNNVYSAPVIRERISGGSAQISGSFTEKEAADLAIVLRAGSLPAPVKILQNVTVGPSLGKDSIHKGLMAGLIGVLLVVGFMAVYYKLCGMVANFGMVLNILFLMGALSALGATLTLPGIAAIVLLVGMSVDSNVLIFERIREELRLGKTPHAALDAGYDKAFLTIMDSHVTALITAAVLFQFGTGPVKGFAVSLSLGIIINLFTSLVSTKVIFDAYLERAHVKRLSI, from the coding sequence ATGAAGGGTTATACCTGGCGCATATCTTTGATTCTCCTCTTCATCATCGCCTCGTTCGTCTACCTGACGCCGACGCTCGTCGACACGCTCCCCTCCTGGTGGAGCGGACTGCTCCCCAAGGACAAGATCCATCTGGGTCTCGACCTGCAGGGGGGAACCCACCTAGTCATGGGGGTCGAGACCGAGAAGGCCGTGGAGGGGTCGCTTGACCTGGTCGCGACCGACCTGGAAGACTCGCTCACCCAGCAGAACCTCCGCTACAAGAGCATCGCCCGCGTCGGCAACGACAAGGTGCAGCTCGTCCTGTACGACCGCGGCAGCGCCGACGCGGCGCAGGCCCTGATCAAGAAGAAGTACCCCGACATGCAGATCCAGCCTGCGACCGACGAGGCCGGCTTCATCGCGATGCAGGTACGCATCAACGAGAAAGAGGCCCAGGTGAGAAAGGACCGCGCCGTGGCGCAGGCCCTTGAGACCATAAGGAACAGGATCGACCAGTTCGGCGTCTCCGAGCCGGTGATCCAGCGCGAGGGGCTGACCAACATCGTGGTGCAGCTCCCCGGCATCAAGGATCCCAAGCGCGCCATCGACCTGATTGGCAAGACCGCCCGCCTCGAGTTCAAGCTGGTGGACGAGACAGTCAATGCCGCCACCGCCACCGCTTCGAGCATCCCGATGGACGACGAGCTCCTCTACGAGAAGAGGGCCGACGCCACGACCGGGGCGGTCTCCGAAACCCCGATCGTGGTCAAGAAGAAGGCGATCATCACCGGCGACCTGTTGACCGACGCGCAGATCCGCATCGATTCCCAGTACAACCAGCCCTACGTCGCCATCGACTTCAACTCGACCGGCGCAAGGCTCTTCGATCAGGTGACCGCCGCCAACGTCGGCAAGCGCTTCGCCATCGTGCTCGACAACAACGTCTACTCCGCTCCGGTGATCCGCGAGAGGATCTCCGGCGGCAGCGCCCAGATCTCCGGCTCCTTCACCGAGAAGGAAGCGGCCGACCTTGCCATCGTGCTGCGCGCCGGTTCGCTTCCCGCACCGGTCAAGATCCTGCAGAACGTGACGGTAGGACCTTCCCTGGGTAAGGACTCGATCCACAAGGGGCTCATGGCCGGTCTCATCGGCGTCCTTCTGGTCGTCGGCTTCATGGCGGTCTACTACAAGCTCTGCGGCATGGTCGCCAACTTCGGGATGGTGCTCAACATCCTCTTCCTGATGGGCGCGCTCTCGGCGCTCGGCGCAACGCTCACCCTCCCGGGTATCGCCGCTATCGTCCTTCTGGTCGGCATGTCGGTTGACTCCAACGTCCTCATCTTCGAGAGGATCAGGGAGGAGCTGAGGCTCGGCAAGACGCCGCACGCTGCGCTCGACGCCGGCTACGACAAGGCGTTTCTCACCATCATGGACTCGCACGTGACCGCCCTCATCACCGCCGCAGTGCTCTTCCAGTTCGGCACCGGCCCGGTCAAGGGTTTCGCGGTCTCCCTGAGCCTCGGTATCATCATCAACCTTTTCACTTCGCTCGTTTCCACCAAGGTCATCTTTGACGCCTACCTGGAGCGTGCGCACGTGAAGAGACTCAGCATATAA
- a CDS encoding HD domain-containing phosphohydrolase produces MFNSLKMKILTLVALILVLIISSVAYLNFQQQKEMLHEIANRNTSVLIETIKSSVANAMLSGRSDEVGSIFERIKSREFVKSIRIVDSEGKILISADRAEVGSKIPSLGEQQSQSRNMSLFPAEGVFVSYARIFNAPQCYKCHPASKESLGLLEIKLSLDYMNGFISRERDLAVFSSLLLVLLTVATIFIFLVIYVEKPIRRLIRCMQQVEGGDFSQEINLTSSLEMQTLAKSFNHMVRTLASLMASTVAHERELARAQEKLAFHRETHQLNGRLEEQIREIENLNINLEERIEEIEEANYKIADLAGELEDKNTNLEKAVAKLSTLYRLGLAINSTIEVEDLYQLVVKTTMDTLQAQVGYIILYDAHNGELKVTNLVGHRDPNAQALRVPMKPSSVSSWVIQNCKPLLITDIAQMPEFDPVSPLGFERKTLICAPLMVKDEMIGTLAVVNKLNNTVYNHEELELLSTIAAQASIAIKNAMLYDEQQKTYLNTIQALVSAIEASDSYTRGHSERVTRFSLALARKLELPQNRLKVIERAAILHDIGKIGIDLSLLHKEALLTSEDVAELQQHPTIGMKILEPIEFLHDVRLCIGQHHERFDGSGYPNRLRAEELLLESRILAIADAFDAMTSDRPYRKALKLEVAIAELAENSGSQFDPALVPIFTKLLKTPNFLPQREETTPPNVVPFPVKPAGGSLTSVAP; encoded by the coding sequence ATGTTCAACTCCCTAAAGATGAAGATCCTCACCCTGGTGGCCCTGATTCTGGTGCTCATCATCTCGTCGGTCGCCTACCTCAATTTCCAGCAGCAAAAGGAAATGCTGCACGAGATCGCCAACCGCAACACCTCGGTGCTGATCGAGACCATAAAGAGCAGCGTGGCTAACGCGATGCTCTCCGGGCGCTCCGACGAGGTGGGGAGCATCTTCGAACGGATCAAGTCCAGGGAGTTCGTCAAGTCGATCCGCATCGTCGACAGCGAGGGGAAGATCCTCATCTCCGCCGACCGGGCCGAGGTGGGGAGCAAGATACCAAGTCTGGGCGAGCAGCAGTCGCAGTCGCGCAACATGAGCCTCTTCCCCGCCGAAGGGGTCTTCGTCTCCTACGCCCGCATCTTCAACGCCCCCCAGTGCTATAAATGCCACCCCGCCAGCAAGGAGAGCCTGGGGCTTCTCGAGATAAAGCTCTCCCTCGACTACATGAACGGCTTCATCTCCCGTGAGCGGGACCTGGCCGTCTTCTCCAGCCTGCTCCTGGTCCTTTTGACCGTCGCCACCATCTTCATCTTCCTGGTCATCTACGTGGAGAAGCCGATCCGCAGGCTGATCCGCTGCATGCAGCAGGTGGAGGGGGGCGACTTCAGCCAGGAGATCAACCTGACCTCCAGCCTTGAGATGCAGACCCTCGCCAAGAGCTTCAACCACATGGTCAGGACCCTCGCCTCGCTGATGGCATCGACCGTGGCGCACGAGCGTGAACTGGCCCGGGCCCAGGAGAAGCTCGCCTTCCACCGCGAGACGCACCAGCTAAACGGCAGGCTCGAGGAGCAGATCCGCGAGATCGAGAACCTGAACATCAACCTTGAGGAGCGGATCGAGGAGATCGAGGAGGCGAACTACAAGATCGCCGACCTCGCCGGGGAACTTGAAGACAAGAACACCAACCTGGAGAAGGCGGTGGCGAAACTCTCCACCCTGTACCGGCTCGGGCTCGCCATCAACTCGACCATCGAGGTCGAGGACCTGTACCAGCTGGTGGTGAAGACCACCATGGACACCCTCCAGGCCCAGGTGGGCTACATCATCCTTTACGACGCCCACAACGGCGAGCTGAAGGTGACCAACCTGGTCGGGCACCGCGACCCCAACGCGCAGGCCCTGCGCGTCCCTATGAAGCCTTCCAGCGTCTCCAGCTGGGTGATCCAGAACTGCAAGCCGCTGCTCATCACCGACATCGCCCAGATGCCGGAGTTCGACCCGGTCAGCCCGCTCGGCTTCGAGCGCAAGACCCTGATCTGCGCCCCGCTCATGGTGAAGGACGAGATGATCGGGACCCTCGCCGTGGTCAACAAACTGAACAACACGGTCTACAACCACGAGGAACTGGAGCTTTTGTCGACCATCGCCGCCCAGGCCTCCATCGCCATCAAGAACGCGATGCTCTACGACGAGCAGCAAAAGACCTACCTGAACACGATCCAGGCGCTGGTCTCCGCCATCGAGGCAAGCGACAGCTACACCCGCGGCCATTCCGAGAGGGTTACCCGCTTCTCGCTCGCCCTGGCGCGCAAGCTGGAACTCCCGCAGAACCGGCTCAAGGTGATCGAGCGCGCCGCGATCCTGCACGACATCGGCAAGATCGGGATCGACCTATCCCTGCTGCACAAGGAGGCGCTCCTAACCAGCGAGGACGTGGCCGAACTGCAGCAGCACCCGACCATCGGCATGAAGATCCTGGAGCCGATCGAGTTCCTCCACGACGTGCGGCTCTGCATAGGGCAGCACCACGAGCGCTTCGACGGTAGTGGCTACCCGAACCGGCTGCGCGCCGAGGAGCTTCTTTTGGAGTCGCGCATCCTGGCCATCGCCGACGCCTTCGACGCCATGACATCCGACCGTCCCTACCGCAAGGCGCTGAAGCTCGAGGTGGCGATCGCTGAACTGGCGGAGAACAGCGGGTCCCAGTTCGACCCAGCCCTGGTCCCCATCTTCACCAAGCTGCTGAAGACCCCTAACTTCCTGCCGCAACGCGAGGAAACCACGCCCCCGAACGTGGTCCCCTTCCCCGTCAAGCCTGCCGGCGGGTCGCTGACCTCCGTTGCCCCTTGA
- a CDS encoding ABC transporter ATP-binding protein — protein MTTPLLQAENLVKRFPVRGGFFAEKRELTAVAGVDLEIYPGETLGVAGESGCGKSTVARLLTGLIPASEGSIRYGGRELSAMGKDELAQYRREVQMIFQDPFSSLNPRMRVAQIIGEPLEIHGIGTKAERRERVARLMERVGLAPEQLARFPHQFSGGQRQRIGIARALAVSPRLIIADEPVSALDLSIQAQIINLLQEVKKDLGLSFLFITHDLSVLKHLSDRIAIMYLGRIVETGSRDDVLSRQLHPYTEALLSAIPSVDPQKKSRRLVARGELPSPLSPPAGCPFHTRCPYAEAICGEERPELLEKEPGHRAACHFSKRIYRS, from the coding sequence ATGACCACGCCCCTTTTGCAGGCCGAAAATCTGGTCAAGCGCTTCCCCGTGCGCGGCGGCTTTTTCGCCGAGAAAAGGGAGCTGACCGCGGTAGCCGGCGTCGACCTCGAGATCTATCCGGGGGAAACGCTCGGGGTCGCCGGGGAGTCGGGCTGCGGCAAGTCCACCGTGGCGAGGCTTCTGACCGGGCTCATCCCCGCCAGCGAAGGGTCGATCCGCTATGGCGGCCGCGAGCTCTCCGCCATGGGGAAGGACGAACTCGCCCAGTACCGCCGCGAAGTGCAGATGATCTTCCAGGACCCCTTCTCCTCGCTGAACCCGAGGATGAGGGTCGCGCAGATCATCGGGGAGCCGCTGGAAATACACGGGATCGGGACCAAGGCCGAGCGGCGCGAGCGCGTGGCGCGCCTGATGGAACGGGTGGGGCTTGCCCCGGAGCAGCTTGCCCGCTTCCCGCACCAGTTTTCCGGCGGCCAGCGCCAGCGCATAGGGATCGCGCGCGCGCTCGCGGTTTCCCCCAGGCTCATCATCGCCGACGAGCCGGTTTCGGCGCTCGACCTCTCGATCCAGGCCCAGATCATCAACCTGCTACAGGAAGTGAAAAAGGACCTCGGGCTTTCCTTTCTCTTCATCACCCACGATCTCTCGGTGTTGAAGCACCTAAGCGACCGGATCGCCATCATGTACCTGGGACGGATCGTCGAGACCGGGAGCCGGGACGATGTCCTGTCCAGGCAGCTGCACCCCTACACCGAGGCGCTTTTGAGCGCCATACCGAGCGTAGACCCGCAGAAAAAGAGCAGGCGACTCGTGGCCCGCGGAGAGCTCCCCTCCCCGCTCTCCCCGCCCGCCGGCTGCCCCTTCCATACCCGCTGCCCCTACGCGGAGGCGATCTGCGGCGAGGAGCGCCCAGAACTCCTGGAGAAGGAGCCCGGCCACCGGGCGGCCTGCCATTTCAGCAAGAGGATTTACCGCTCCTAG
- the yajC gene encoding preprotein translocase subunit YajC — translation MFGVAVANAAQDAGAQAGGMMAQFQGLIPLVFMFAIFYFLLIRPQQKKAKEHRALLEALKKGDQVVTAGGMHGKVTALDDQVVTLEIAPGVNVRINKGYIASIKQD, via the coding sequence ATGTTTGGTGTGGCGGTTGCAAATGCGGCCCAGGATGCGGGCGCGCAGGCAGGAGGGATGATGGCGCAGTTCCAGGGGTTGATCCCGCTGGTGTTCATGTTCGCCATTTTCTACTTTCTGCTGATCAGGCCCCAGCAGAAAAAGGCCAAGGAACACAGAGCGCTTTTGGAAGCCCTCAAGAAGGGGGATCAGGTGGTGACAGCCGGCGGCATGCACGGCAAGGTGACCGCGCTCGACGACCAGGTGGTTACCCTGGAGATCGCCCCCGGCGTCAACGTCAGGATCAACAAGGGGTACATTGCGTCGATCAAGCAGGACTAG
- the queA gene encoding tRNA preQ1(34) S-adenosylmethionine ribosyltransferase-isomerase QueA — translation MFLSDFDYELPPELIAQHPASRRDGARLLTLERSSGAIGEGTVAGIAAHFSPGDLLVLNDTRVIPARLHGNKESGGGVEIFLVRRVPGEPECWSCLIKASKSPKDGCRVILPGGVTATVLGRDGGDWRVLFEGSPDFMSWLERTGSMPLPPYIKRAPEGEDLERYQTVFAREKGAVAAPTAGLHFTPAILDEIRERGVEIAPVTLHVGLGTFMPVRVEDLSQHTMHRELYRIPQETAAAIRRTKERGGRVVALGTTSLRALEHAAASGELEAGEREADIFILPGYRFRVVDALITNFHLPKSTLFMLVCAFAGKEAMLKAYREAVSRRFRFFSYGDAMFIG, via the coding sequence ATGTTCCTTTCCGATTTCGATTACGAACTCCCCCCGGAGCTGATAGCCCAGCACCCGGCAAGCCGCAGGGACGGCGCAAGGCTTCTGACCCTCGAGCGCTCAAGCGGCGCCATCGGCGAGGGGACCGTGGCGGGCATCGCCGCGCATTTTTCGCCTGGAGACCTCCTGGTCCTGAACGACACCCGCGTCATCCCGGCGCGGCTTCACGGCAACAAGGAGTCCGGGGGAGGGGTCGAGATCTTCCTGGTGCGCAGGGTCCCCGGGGAGCCTGAGTGCTGGAGCTGCCTGATCAAGGCGTCCAAGAGCCCCAAGGACGGCTGCCGGGTCATCCTTCCCGGCGGGGTGACCGCGACCGTGCTCGGTCGCGACGGCGGCGACTGGCGGGTCCTCTTCGAGGGGAGCCCCGACTTCATGTCCTGGCTGGAGCGGACCGGCAGCATGCCGCTTCCCCCCTACATCAAAAGGGCGCCTGAGGGGGAGGACCTGGAGCGCTACCAGACCGTGTTCGCGCGCGAGAAGGGTGCGGTCGCAGCCCCCACGGCCGGGCTGCACTTCACCCCCGCGATCCTGGACGAGATCAGGGAGAGGGGTGTCGAGATCGCCCCGGTTACGCTGCACGTGGGGCTAGGGACCTTCATGCCGGTCCGGGTGGAGGACCTCTCCCAGCACACCATGCACCGTGAGCTGTACCGGATACCGCAGGAAACAGCCGCCGCGATCCGCCGCACCAAGGAGCGGGGGGGGAGGGTAGTGGCCCTGGGGACCACTTCGCTCAGAGCCCTGGAGCATGCTGCGGCCTCGGGTGAACTGGAAGCAGGCGAGCGGGAGGCGGATATTTTTATCCTGCCGGGATACCGCTTTAGGGTGGTTGACGCCTTAATAACGAATTTTCATCTCCCCAAATCGACCCTATTTATGTTAGTGTGCGCATTCGCCGGCAAGGAGGCCATGCTGAAAGCCTACCGCGAGGCGGTTTCCAGGCGCTTTCGCTTCTTCAGTTACGGCGACGCGATGTTCATCGGCTAA
- a CDS encoding ArsR/SmtB family transcription factor — protein sequence MAFDKTKDYGKEAEMLKVLGHPIRLKIVAGLCTQECNVKHIWECLGLPQATVSQHLALLKNKGIIEGTRDGVEVRYAVVSPFVRRLIVILHEEP from the coding sequence GTGGCATTCGACAAGACGAAGGATTATGGCAAGGAAGCGGAGATGCTCAAGGTGCTCGGGCACCCCATCCGCCTCAAGATAGTGGCCGGACTTTGCACCCAGGAGTGCAACGTCAAGCACATCTGGGAGTGCCTGGGACTGCCGCAGGCGACGGTCTCCCAGCATCTGGCTCTTTTGAAGAACAAGGGGATCATAGAGGGGACCCGGGACGGCGTCGAGGTCCGCTATGCCGTGGTGAGCCCGTTCGTGCGCCGGCTGATCGTGATACTGCACGAAGAGCCCTAA
- the tgt gene encoding tRNA guanosine(34) transglycosylase Tgt produces MAAISFELIKKDPGSLARLGSLTTTHGSIQTPIFMPVGTQATVKAMTPEELVEVGSQIILANTYHLYLRPGHELIGRLGGLHRFMHWDRPMLTDSGGFQVFSLGELRKISEEGVNFRSHIDGSRHFISPEVSIAIQEALGADIAMCFDECPPYPAEYSYVQKSLELTTRWALRCKKAHQRPDQALFGIVQGGMHPELRRESARQITDIGFDGYALGGLSVGEEKEVMHRMMHECSDILPENSPRYIMGIGAPEDLVEAVNAGFDMFDCVMPTRNARNGALFTSFGRINIKAAVYAEDQSPIDPACSCYVCRNYSRAYLRHLYRSQEILASRLNSWHNLHYFLDLMAQIRAAIGRGEFASFRNDFYAARGSLL; encoded by the coding sequence TTGGCAGCTATAAGCTTCGAACTCATAAAGAAAGACCCGGGCTCACTTGCCCGCCTAGGCTCTCTGACAACAACGCACGGCAGCATCCAGACCCCGATCTTCATGCCGGTCGGCACCCAGGCGACGGTAAAGGCGATGACGCCGGAGGAACTGGTCGAGGTGGGCTCCCAGATCATCCTCGCCAACACCTACCATCTCTACCTGCGCCCCGGCCACGAGCTGATCGGGCGGCTGGGGGGGCTGCACCGCTTCATGCACTGGGACCGTCCCATGCTCACCGATTCCGGCGGCTTCCAGGTCTTTTCCCTGGGGGAGCTGAGGAAGATCTCGGAGGAGGGGGTGAATTTTCGCTCCCACATCGACGGTTCCCGGCATTTCATCTCGCCCGAGGTCTCCATCGCGATCCAGGAGGCGCTCGGCGCCGACATAGCCATGTGCTTCGACGAGTGCCCCCCGTACCCTGCCGAGTATTCCTACGTGCAGAAGTCGCTGGAACTAACCACCCGCTGGGCCCTGCGCTGCAAGAAGGCGCACCAAAGGCCGGACCAGGCCCTTTTCGGCATCGTCCAGGGTGGGATGCACCCGGAACTTAGGCGGGAGAGCGCGAGACAGATCACCGACATCGGTTTTGACGGCTACGCCCTAGGCGGGCTGTCGGTCGGCGAGGAGAAGGAGGTCATGCACCGGATGATGCATGAGTGCTCCGACATCCTCCCGGAGAACTCCCCGCGCTACATCATGGGGATCGGCGCCCCGGAGGACCTGGTGGAGGCGGTGAACGCCGGCTTCGACATGTTCGACTGCGTCATGCCCACCAGAAACGCCAGAAACGGGGCGCTCTTCACCAGCTTCGGCAGGATCAACATCAAGGCGGCCGTCTACGCGGAGGACCAGTCCCCGATAGATCCCGCCTGCAGCTGCTACGTCTGCAGGAACTACAGTCGCGCCTACCTGCGCCACCTGTACCGCAGCCAGGAGATACTGGCCTCACGGCTGAACAGCTGGCACAACCTGCACTACTTCCTCGATCTTATGGCGCAGATACGCGCCGCCATCGGACGCGGGGAATTTGCCAGCTTCAGGAATGATTTTTACGCGGCGCGTGGTTCGCTGCTCTAG